Proteins from one Littorina saxatilis isolate snail1 unplaced genomic scaffold, US_GU_Lsax_2.0 scaffold_1215, whole genome shotgun sequence genomic window:
- the LOC138956266 gene encoding DNA ligase 1-like — translation MEEKEMEEKEMEEMEKEEKEMEEKEMEEKEKEEREMEENKMEEKEKEEREMEEKEMEEKEMEEKEKEEKEMEEKEKEEKEMEEKEMEEKEMEKKEKEEKEKEEREMEEKEMEEMGKEEKEKEEKK, via the coding sequence ATGGAGGAGAAGGAAATGGAGGAGAAGGAAATGGAGGAGATGGAAAAGGAGGAGAAAGAAATGGAGGAGAAGGAAATGGAAGAGaaggaaaaggaagagaggGAAATGGAGGAGAACAAAAtggaggagaaggaaaaggaggagagggaaatggaggagaaggaaatggaggagaaggaaatggaggagaaggaaaaggaggagaaggaaatggaggagaaggaaaaggaggagaaggaaatggaggagaaggaaatggaggagaaggaaatggagaagaaggaaaaggaggagaaggaaaaggaggagAGGGAAATGGAGGAGAAGGAAATGGAGGAGATGggaaaggaggagaaggaaaaggaggagAAAAAATAG